A single genomic interval of Dysidea avara chromosome 8, odDysAvar1.4, whole genome shotgun sequence harbors:
- the LOC136263508 gene encoding CCR4-NOT transcription complex subunit 10-like: protein MTGEAIQHLTMDLLNNDHPEGTTPAATGGGVDTSPNHCRASVLMNIASVCCVRKEMEKARKALLQACACLPLPQRNGPLHAKAILLSAYIELHTGNVTGAIQLLRRHQTTRQYNLLTNGSSSQQDKKRLANNNRRVLSLRFVIF from the exons ATGACtggtgaagccatacaacaccTCACAATGGACCTACTGAACAATGACCATCCTGAAGGGACCACCCCTG CTGCTACTGGTGGTGGTGTAGATACTAGTCCCAACCATTGTAGAGCTAGTGTATTAATGAACATTgctagtgtgtgttgtgtgaggAAGGAGATGGAGAAGGCTAGGAAGGCTCTACTACAAGCTTGTGCTTGTCTACCATTGCCACAGAGGAATGGACCACTCCATGCTAAAGCTATCTTGTTATCTGCTTATATTGAACTACATACTG GTAATGTTACTGGAGCAATTCAACTGTTAAGGAGACACCAAACTACTAGACAATACAACTTGCTCACTAATGGCAGCAGCAGCCAACAGGACAAGAAGAGACTAGCCAATAACAACAGGCGTGTGTTGTCATTAcgttttgtaatcttttaa
- the LOC136263493 gene encoding protein NLRC3-like produces the protein MDQSDHEGLNQFKTPEKATSTPLLKDLHNHITPNYAVHWRMIGTLLGLPKGRLDIIKYDNHDKAEPCCDAVLEKWLEVDPSASWEKLFKVIESPAVSSDQAPDKVTSKPDMDKSTVTDQGVSMLSNMVGQLNVQARFRVDDDTWPPDQPKNFQPLVLIHYEGHHNLQQAMAITKLTQTGDIASLASSQPVPKRHPSYQPLQEVLDTSTVTKDVEQILAPLKNDEPQFILVEGLPGIGKSVLLKEIAYRWGDKQILKVFKFVLLVCLRDPIVQQTTSVHDLLQLYCVGYRRASQITDACDDYLFQNGGKDLVFLLDGYDEFPVELQKNSLISKILERRVLPKCGLIVSSRPHASENLRKQATLRVDILGFTETERINFIKQALPQAVKELTKYLEGNLTINGLCFIPFNMVILIYLYKQGIPLPSNSTQLYNYFICLTICRHLAKSGQLLDNTITDLAKLPQPYNTIVQQLSKLSLEGLNNNKLIFTLEEMRAACPGIETIEGALNGYGLLQAVQHFGIAGKTMTFNFVHFSIQEFLSAYHITQLPPDEELRVLEAKFWSDIHSNMFAMYTSLTKGQRSAFKQFLSGGDDTITIAETYLKDQLKCLRLFRCFYEANDEAFYTSIQQGKTFYDKVINLYNTSLTVYDVECVTLFLTCSPHKEWKKLNLRSCHIQDHGCRVLHRDLMSADVSIKELNLGLNGFTRSSSINDLTIHCRVEVLDISDNDTIGEDPALYNMLTHPSSRLVTLDMIGTSLSSPSAITLFTAISKGNKLKELHISHNLITDEACDVIATTMKNNTSLVLLMMGYNKISGEAAQHLLQALNNNNTLEVLFLPSDDGYTEDVKKRIGSLREVINKNRESRGCQTKLIITC, from the exons ATGGATCAAAGTGATCATGAAGGACTAAACCAGTTTAAAACACCTGAGAAGG CTACCAGCACTCCACTACTGAAGGATCTTCATAACCATATTACCCCCAATTATGCTGTTCACTGGAGAATGATAGGAACACTACTGGGTCTACCCAAAGGAAGACTTGACATCATAAAATATGACAATCATGATAAGGCTGAGCCTTGTTGTGATGCTGTGTTGGAGAAGTGGCTTGAAGTGGACCCCTCTGCCAGTTGGGAGAAGTTGTTTAAAGTTATTGAGTCACCTGCAGTGTCCAGTGATCAAGCTCCTGATAAAG TGACCTCCAAACCTGACATGGACAAGTCAACGGTCACTGATCAAG GAGTCTCCATGTTGTCCAACATGGTGGGCCAGCTTAATGTACAAGCACGGTTCAGGGTTGATGATGACACTTGGCCACCGGACCAGCCAAAGAATTTCCAACCTCTTGTACTGATTCATTATGAAGGACATCACAACTTACAACAAGCCATGGCCATCACTAAACTGACACAAACAGGTGACATTGCTTCACTAGCTAGTAGTCAGCCAGTCCCCAAACGTCATCCTAGCTATCAGCCATTACAAGAGGTCCTTGATACTAGTACTGTTACTAAAGATGTTGAGCAAATCTTAGCTCCACTAAAGAACGATGAACCACAATTTATCTTAGTTGAAGGTCTTCCCGGTATTGGCAAATCTGTTTTACTAAAAGAAATTGCATATCGGTGGGGTGATAAACAAATATTAAAAGTGTTCAAGTTTGTTCTCCTTGTTTGTCTGCGTGATCCCATTGTACAGCAAACTACATCAGTCCATGACCTCCTCCAGTTGTACTGTGTAGGGTACAGAAGAGCATCACAGATCACTGACGCTTGTGACGATTACCTTTTTCAGAATGGTGGCAAGGATCTTGTCTTCCTTTTGGATGGCTACGATGAATTTCCAGTAGAGCTTCAGAAAAATAGCTTGATCTCAAAAATTCTTGAACGTCGCGTACTACCCAAATGTGGCTTGATCGTGTCATCTCGTCCACATGCCTCAGAAAATCTCCGCAAACAGGCAACGCTTAGAGTAGATATCTTAGGCTTCACTGAAACAGAAAGAATAAATTTCATAAAACAAGCATTACCACAAGCAGTCAAAGAGCTCACCAAATATCTTGAAGGTAATCTGACTATCAATGGCCTGTGTTTCATCCCTTTCAATATGGTCATCTTGATTTATCTGTACAAACAGGGAATTCCCCTTCCTAGCAATTCTACACAGCTCTACAATTACTTCATCTGTCTTACCATCTGTCGACATCTTGCCAAGTCTGGTCAACTTCTTGATAACACCATCACTGACCTAGCCAAACTCCCCCAGCCCTATAATACAATAGTTCAGCAGTTATCAAAACTATCGCTCGAGGGTCTTAATAACAACAAGCTAATCTTTACCTTGGAGGAGATGAGAGCAGCTTGTCCAGGCATCGAAACTATCGAAGGAGCTCTGAACGGATACGGACTACTGCAGGCTGTTCAGCACTTCGGAATTGCTGGGAAAACGATGACATTTAACTTTGTCCATTTCTCCATTCAGGAGTTCTTGTCCGCTTATCATATCACTCAGCTTCCACCAGACGAAGAGCTGCGAGTGCTCGAAGCGAAGTTCTGGAGCGATATCCATTCCAACATGTTTGCAATGTACACCTCGCTTACCAAGGGACAGCGATCTGCTTTTAAACAATTTCTCTCTGGAGGGGACGACACGATCACCATCGCTGAAACATACTTGAAGGATCAACTGAAGTGTCTTCGACTATTTCGCTGCTTCTATGAGGCCAACGACGAAGCCTTTTACACTTCTATACAACAAGGAAAAACTTTCTATGATAAAGTAATCAATCTTTATAACACTAGCCTAACTGTTTATGATGTTGAGTGTGTTACACTCTTCCTTACCTGCTCACCCCACAAGGAGTGGAAGAAGCTTAACTTGAGAAGCTGCCATATCCAGGATCATGGCTGTCGTGTCCTTCACCGTGATCTGATGTCAGCTGACGTCAGTATTAAAGAACTCAACTTGGGGCTTAATGGCTTCACCAGATCTTCCTCCATTAATGACCTCACCATACACTGTAGAGTGGAAGTGTTGGATATTAGTGATAACGACACCATCGGAGAGGACCCTGCTCTCTACAACATGTTGACCCATCCCTCCTCTAGGCTAGTGACACTGGACATGATAGGTACCAGCTTATCATCACCATCAGCCATTACCCTATTCACTGCAATATCAAAGGGTAACAAACTGAAGGAGCTCCACATTAGCCACAATCTCATCACTGATGAAGCTTGTGATGTCATTGCCACtacaatgaagaacaatacatCACTAGTCTTGCTGATGATGGGGTACAACAAGATCAGTGGAGAAGCTGCTCAACATCTACTACAAGCcctcaacaataacaacacattAGAAGTGCTATTCCTACCCTCTGATGATGGTTACACTGAAGATGTTAAGAAGAGGATTGGATCACTACGAGAAGTAATTAACAAGAACAGAGAAAGTAGAGGATGTCAAACAAAACTGATCATTACCTGTTAG
- the LOC136263500 gene encoding tetratricopeptide repeat protein 27-like isoform X1: MMQLEVLMKAFSDRQPEAKHRLRLFHCLPLSPHWNIEHDLANCLVSLGCSNDALLIYERLQLWDGLVMCLQNVGRLRKAESVLREQLKIKETPLLWCLLGDVTQEEVCYQKAWQLSRQRNSRAQRSLGMLYLHKEKYKECVESLQLSLAISSLQEGVWFSLGHAALKLANHDLAVKAFRRCVLLDSDNAEAWNNLSAVHLKRNEKEKAFHCLLEAVKGCYDNWRIWENYLLVSTETGHYNEAISAYHRLLDLKEKFCDVEILHHLVEAATSGCHDDNDLHDKVSTLLARVTAQVTCSGEVWQLSAHMHLKASCPNYEKVVMELQKAVRSIKKFSVGWEKDVDKCKQIVDVSLQYSHVCRKHSPTHSNLSAARLSLQGVLSVIKKYDTDHTIQMMTSLEHELDLLKIATRDHVTN, translated from the exons ATGATGCAACTTGAA GTGTTAATGAAAGCATTCAGTGATCGGCAACCAGAG GCTAAACATCGCCTGAGGCTATTTCATTGTTTACCTCTCTCTCCTCACTGGAACATTGAG CATGATCTAGCCAATTGTTTGGTGTCGTTGGGTTGTTCTAATGATGCTTTACTTATCTATGAGCGGCTACAATTATGGGATGGACTTGTGATGTGTCTGCAGAATGTTGGCAGACTACGAAAG GCAGAAAGCGTTCTTCGTGAACAACTGAAGATAAAAGAGACTCCATTACTATGGTGTCTCCTTGGTGATGTTACCCAG GAAGAAGTTTGTTATCAGAAGGCATGGCAGTTGTCAAGGCAACGTAACAGTAGGGCTCAACGTTCATTAGGAATGTTGTACTTGCACAAGGAGAAG TATAAAGAGTGTGTGGAGAGTCTTCAGTTGTCATTAGCGATATCATCTCTACAA GAGGGTGTGTGGTTCTCACTGGGACATGCGGCATTAAAACTAGCCAATCATGATCTAGCAGTGAAGGCATTTAGGAGGTGTGTCTTGTTGGATAGTGAC AATGCTGAGGCCTGGAACAACTTATCAGCAGTTCATTTGAAGAGAAATGAAAA GGAGAAGGCTTTCCACTGTTTGTTGGAGGCTGTGAAGGGTTGCTATGACAACTGGAGAATATGGGAGAATTACTTGCTG GTTAGCACAGAAACAGGGCACTACAATGAAGCCATATCAGCATACCATCGACTATTAGACTTGAAAGAGAAATTCTGTGATGTTGAG atattacatcatctgGTGGAAGCAGCAACCAGTGGTTGCCATGATGACAACGATTTACATGATAAAGTATCAACATTATTAGCAAGAGTTACAGCTCAG GTGACCTGTAGTGGGGAGGTGTGGCAATTGAGTGCTCACATGCACCTCAAGGCTAGTTGTCCTAATTATGAGAAG GTAGTGATGGAGCTACAAAAAGCTGTGAGGAGTATTAAGAAGTTTAGTGTGGGGTGGGAGAAAGATGTTGACAAGTGTAAACAAATTGTTGATGTATCATTACAATATTCCCATG TGTGCAGGAAACACAGCCCCACCCACTCCAACTTGTCTGCAGCTAGGTTGTCCCTGCAGGGTGTGCTGAGTGTGATAAAGAAG TATGATACAGATCACACGATCCAGATGATGACATCGCTAGAACATGAACTAGACCTGCTCAAGATAGCAACTAGAGATCATGTGACCAATTAG
- the LOC136263500 gene encoding tetratricopeptide repeat protein 27-like isoform X3, whose translation MMQLEVLMKAFSDRQPEAKHRLRLFHCLPLSPHWNIEHDLANCLVSLGCSNDALLIYERLQLWDGLVMCLQNVGRLRKAESVLREQLKIKETPLLWCLLGDVTQEEVCYQKAWQLSRQRNSRAQRSLGMLYLHKEKYKECVESLQLSLAISSLQEGVWFSLGHAALKLANHDLAVKAFRRCVLLDSDNAEAWNNLSAVHLKRNEKEKAFHCLLEAVKGCYDNWRIWENYLLVSTETGHYNEAISAYHRLLDLKEKFCDVEILHHLVEAATSGCHDDNDLHDKVSTLLARVTAQVTCSGEVWQLSAHMHLKASCPNYEKCAGNTAPPTPTCLQLGCPCRVC comes from the exons ATGATGCAACTTGAA GTGTTAATGAAAGCATTCAGTGATCGGCAACCAGAG GCTAAACATCGCCTGAGGCTATTTCATTGTTTACCTCTCTCTCCTCACTGGAACATTGAG CATGATCTAGCCAATTGTTTGGTGTCGTTGGGTTGTTCTAATGATGCTTTACTTATCTATGAGCGGCTACAATTATGGGATGGACTTGTGATGTGTCTGCAGAATGTTGGCAGACTACGAAAG GCAGAAAGCGTTCTTCGTGAACAACTGAAGATAAAAGAGACTCCATTACTATGGTGTCTCCTTGGTGATGTTACCCAG GAAGAAGTTTGTTATCAGAAGGCATGGCAGTTGTCAAGGCAACGTAACAGTAGGGCTCAACGTTCATTAGGAATGTTGTACTTGCACAAGGAGAAG TATAAAGAGTGTGTGGAGAGTCTTCAGTTGTCATTAGCGATATCATCTCTACAA GAGGGTGTGTGGTTCTCACTGGGACATGCGGCATTAAAACTAGCCAATCATGATCTAGCAGTGAAGGCATTTAGGAGGTGTGTCTTGTTGGATAGTGAC AATGCTGAGGCCTGGAACAACTTATCAGCAGTTCATTTGAAGAGAAATGAAAA GGAGAAGGCTTTCCACTGTTTGTTGGAGGCTGTGAAGGGTTGCTATGACAACTGGAGAATATGGGAGAATTACTTGCTG GTTAGCACAGAAACAGGGCACTACAATGAAGCCATATCAGCATACCATCGACTATTAGACTTGAAAGAGAAATTCTGTGATGTTGAG atattacatcatctgGTGGAAGCAGCAACCAGTGGTTGCCATGATGACAACGATTTACATGATAAAGTATCAACATTATTAGCAAGAGTTACAGCTCAG GTGACCTGTAGTGGGGAGGTGTGGCAATTGAGTGCTCACATGCACCTCAAGGCTAGTTGTCCTAATTATGAGAAG TGTGCAGGAAACACAGCCCCACCCACTCCAACTTGTCTGCAGCTAGGTTGTCCCTGCAGGGTGTGCTGA
- the LOC136263500 gene encoding tetratricopeptide repeat protein 27-like isoform X2: protein MMQLEVLMKAFSDRQPEAKHRLRLFHCLPLSPHWNIEHDLANCLVSLGCSNDALLIYERLQLWDGLVMCLQNVGRLRKAESVLREQLKIKETPLLWCLLGDVTQEEVCYQKAWQLSRQRNSRAQRSLGMLYLHKEKYKECVESLQLSLAISSLQEGVWFSLGHAALKLANHDLAVKAFRRCVLLDSDNAEAWNNLSAVHLKRNEKEKAFHCLLEAVKGCYDNWRIWENYLLVSTETGHYNEAISAYHRLLDLKEKFCDVEILHHLVEAATSGCHDDNDLHDKVSTLLARVTAQVTCSGEVWQLSAHMHLKASCPNYEKVVMELQKAVRSIKKFSVGWEKDVDKCKQIVDVSLQYSHGTQPHPLQLVCS from the exons ATGATGCAACTTGAA GTGTTAATGAAAGCATTCAGTGATCGGCAACCAGAG GCTAAACATCGCCTGAGGCTATTTCATTGTTTACCTCTCTCTCCTCACTGGAACATTGAG CATGATCTAGCCAATTGTTTGGTGTCGTTGGGTTGTTCTAATGATGCTTTACTTATCTATGAGCGGCTACAATTATGGGATGGACTTGTGATGTGTCTGCAGAATGTTGGCAGACTACGAAAG GCAGAAAGCGTTCTTCGTGAACAACTGAAGATAAAAGAGACTCCATTACTATGGTGTCTCCTTGGTGATGTTACCCAG GAAGAAGTTTGTTATCAGAAGGCATGGCAGTTGTCAAGGCAACGTAACAGTAGGGCTCAACGTTCATTAGGAATGTTGTACTTGCACAAGGAGAAG TATAAAGAGTGTGTGGAGAGTCTTCAGTTGTCATTAGCGATATCATCTCTACAA GAGGGTGTGTGGTTCTCACTGGGACATGCGGCATTAAAACTAGCCAATCATGATCTAGCAGTGAAGGCATTTAGGAGGTGTGTCTTGTTGGATAGTGAC AATGCTGAGGCCTGGAACAACTTATCAGCAGTTCATTTGAAGAGAAATGAAAA GGAGAAGGCTTTCCACTGTTTGTTGGAGGCTGTGAAGGGTTGCTATGACAACTGGAGAATATGGGAGAATTACTTGCTG GTTAGCACAGAAACAGGGCACTACAATGAAGCCATATCAGCATACCATCGACTATTAGACTTGAAAGAGAAATTCTGTGATGTTGAG atattacatcatctgGTGGAAGCAGCAACCAGTGGTTGCCATGATGACAACGATTTACATGATAAAGTATCAACATTATTAGCAAGAGTTACAGCTCAG GTGACCTGTAGTGGGGAGGTGTGGCAATTGAGTGCTCACATGCACCTCAAGGCTAGTTGTCCTAATTATGAGAAG GTAGTGATGGAGCTACAAAAAGCTGTGAGGAGTATTAAGAAGTTTAGTGTGGGGTGGGAGAAAGATGTTGACAAGTGTAAACAAATTGTTGATGTATCATTACAATATTCCCATGG AACACAGCCCCACCCACTCCAACTTGTCTGCAGCTAG